The Bryobacteraceae bacterium genome includes a window with the following:
- a CDS encoding peptidase M23: MNQSYFIVVLAHSLHGRLRRFHIDQKIVFAVLALALLGCFTLFGMVSSYVRMAWKVSNYNSLRQEAEVLRARYQRLLNEAQEANEEVAKLSLFAAEVSVAYGIHRQPAYPAEAEPALASAKLTPTLAETLETYNKLRTASLTASTRLSSRRWLVNTTPSLWPVTGRLLSNFGTREDPFHGHMAFHTGVDISAPVGTPVKAAADGIVIEADWMGNYGKLIVLDHGKGLQTWYAHLSRIDVIPGQEVRLGQVIGATGATGRATSPHLHYEVRRGGVAVNPYGYLARSAMSAPNPARDFPF; this comes from the coding sequence ATGAATCAGTCATACTTTATCGTAGTCCTGGCTCATTCCCTTCACGGCCGGCTGCGGCGCTTCCACATCGATCAAAAAATTGTCTTTGCCGTTCTGGCGTTGGCGCTGCTGGGCTGTTTTACGCTGTTTGGAATGGTTTCCAGCTACGTCCGCATGGCGTGGAAGGTCTCCAACTACAACAGCCTGCGGCAGGAAGCCGAAGTCCTGCGGGCGCGCTATCAGCGGCTGCTGAATGAGGCTCAGGAAGCCAACGAGGAAGTCGCCAAGCTGTCGCTCTTCGCGGCGGAAGTCTCCGTGGCTTACGGCATTCACCGCCAGCCCGCCTACCCGGCGGAGGCCGAGCCCGCTCTGGCGTCGGCGAAGCTGACGCCGACCCTGGCTGAGACACTCGAAACCTACAACAAGCTCCGCACCGCCTCGCTCACCGCAAGCACGCGGCTGTCCTCGCGCCGCTGGCTCGTGAACACGACCCCCAGCCTCTGGCCCGTGACCGGCCGGCTGCTGAGCAACTTCGGCACCCGCGAAGATCCCTTCCACGGCCACATGGCGTTTCATACCGGAGTCGACATCAGCGCCCCGGTCGGCACTCCGGTCAAGGCGGCGGCGGACGGCATCGTCATCGAAGCCGACTGGATGGGCAACTACGGAAAGCTCATCGTGCTCGACCACGGCAAGGGATTGCAGACCTGGTACGCCCATCTGTCGCGCATCGACGTGATCCCCGGCCAGGAAGTGAGGCTCGGCCAGGTCATCGGAGCCACCGGCGCCACCGGACGGGCGACCTCCCCGCACCTGCATTACGAGGTTCGCCGCGGCGGTGTCGCGGTGAACCCGTACGGCTATCTGGCCCGCTCCGCCATGTCCGCTCCGAATCCCGCCCGGGACTTCCCCTTCTAG
- a CDS encoding D,D-heptose 1,7-bisphosphate phosphatase, with product MKPCIFFDRDGTLIEERHYLSDPAQVALVPGAAEAVRRARRAGFLAVVLTNQSGVGRGYFRMEDVEAVHRRMEELLTAAGAKLDAIYVCPHAPEQDCPCRKPRTGLVERAARELEIDLSRSWMIGDKPADIELARNAGMRSVLVMTGYGAASASEAGADAASKARDVLDAVNRILREQTGKAADQSS from the coding sequence ATGAAGCCCTGCATCTTCTTCGACCGGGACGGCACCCTGATCGAGGAGCGCCATTACCTGTCCGATCCCGCCCAGGTGGCGCTGGTCCCGGGCGCGGCGGAGGCCGTGCGGAGGGCGCGCCGGGCGGGCTTCCTTGCGGTCGTGCTCACGAACCAGTCCGGCGTCGGCCGCGGCTATTTCCGCATGGAAGACGTCGAAGCCGTGCATCGCCGCATGGAAGAATTGCTGACGGCCGCCGGAGCGAAGCTCGACGCAATTTACGTCTGCCCCCATGCCCCGGAACAGGATTGCCCGTGCCGCAAGCCCCGCACGGGGCTGGTAGAGCGGGCGGCGCGTGAACTGGAGATCGACCTGTCCCGCTCCTGGATGATCGGCGACAAGCCGGCGGACATCGAGTTGGCCCGCAACGCAGGCATGAGAAGCGTCCTCGTGATGACCGGCTACGGAGCGGCCAGCGCTTCTGAAGCGGGCGCAGACGCCGCCTCGAAAGCCAGAGATGTACTTGATGCCGTGAACCGGATCCTCAGGGAGCAGACAGGGAAAGCCGCGGATCAGTCCTCGTGA
- a CDS encoding glycosyl transferase, with translation MELLFLSPCVPNPPDRRDRIRAFHQLTRLASRHRVHLSCFAHSEQEIAHARALLDRCASVYTAPLFPFPLHAARAAGRFLAGESFHDALYFSARFRADLLELTGSRPIGGAVAYTAPMAPFVPAGMPFVLDLPERGSGYWMARARREKPRFLFETEAKRLALLEVREARRASLALAASAQIRSELLDRAPDVRCETAENGVDFDHFDPSASPLDTRLAARRYLLFCGRLDCRDNQRGILDFARNVFPALAARDPGLELIIVGRHPPPAVLALNAIPGVEVAGTVEDVRPYYRHAAATVAPLPVVRGIPNKVLESLAMNRPVLASPEVCDAFGSDLPEGVFRCSSAGDYARPPAEGHFRRAAMGRFSWKKNLAVLERAVSALAKSQ, from the coding sequence GTGGAGCTGCTGTTTCTCTCCCCCTGCGTCCCCAACCCGCCGGACAGACGCGACAGGATCCGCGCCTTTCACCAGCTGACGCGCCTCGCCAGCCGGCACCGCGTGCACTTGAGCTGCTTTGCGCACAGCGAGCAGGAAATCGCCCACGCCCGGGCGCTGCTGGACCGCTGCGCGTCCGTCTACACGGCGCCGCTGTTTCCCTTCCCTCTGCACGCGGCGCGGGCGGCGGGGCGGTTTCTGGCGGGGGAATCGTTCCACGACGCGCTGTACTTCAGCGCCCGTTTCCGCGCGGATCTGCTCGAGCTGACCGGAAGCAGGCCGATTGGCGGCGCCGTGGCGTACACGGCGCCGATGGCGCCGTTCGTGCCCGCCGGGATGCCCTTCGTGCTGGATCTGCCCGAACGGGGTTCCGGCTACTGGATGGCCCGCGCCCGGCGCGAAAAACCCCGGTTTCTGTTTGAAACAGAAGCGAAACGTCTTGCTTTACTCGAGGTCCGCGAGGCGCGCCGCGCCAGCCTCGCGCTGGCCGCCTCCGCCCAGATCCGCAGCGAGCTGCTGGACCGCGCCCCGGACGTGCGCTGCGAAACGGCGGAAAATGGAGTGGATTTCGACCACTTCGACCCCTCCGCCTCCCCGCTGGACACCCGGCTGGCAGCGCGCCGGTATCTGCTGTTCTGCGGCCGGCTCGACTGCCGGGACAACCAGCGCGGAATCCTCGACTTCGCCCGCAACGTCTTCCCCGCCCTCGCCGCGCGCGATCCGGGGCTGGAACTCATCATCGTGGGACGGCATCCGCCGCCGGCTGTCCTGGCTCTGAACGCTATTCCCGGCGTCGAAGTCGCGGGAACCGTCGAAGACGTGCGCCCGTATTACCGCCATGCGGCGGCCACGGTGGCGCCGCTGCCTGTCGTGCGGGGCATTCCGAACAAGGTGCTCGAGTCGCTCGCAATGAACCGCCCGGTTCTGGCTTCGCCCGAGGTCTGCGATGCCTTCGGGAGCGACCTTCCGGAGGGCGTCTTCCGCTGCTCTTCCGCCGGGGACTACGCCCGTCCGCCCGCCGAGGGCCATTTCCGCCGTGCGGCCATGGGGCGGTTTTCCTGGAAGAAGAATCTCGCGGTGCTCGAACGCGCCGTCTCCGCTCTCGCGAAAAGCCAATGA
- a CDS encoding peptidase S41, with product MSSRFQNFLVTLSGILVALLLVGVVLGQNRPAQSSDPYRHLNVFTEVLAKIKSDYVEEPDMKSVSLGAVNGLLVSVDPFASYLNADQYKQYLRTLENPRAGVGLILSRKYGYEIGVVAAIPGSPADKAGLTTGDIIEAINGIQTRDMPLAYADVLLHGEPGTEVELTVLRLSRPEPVKVKLTRAVVAPPPLESRMLDAETGYIAAVDLRAGKSAAVAEAVKQLVAKGAKRLVLDLRGAALSVPEEGVALANLFLDKGAIATVKGQTLKQQSYEAAPDRTVFRGPLAVLTNRGTTGAAEVAAAALAAHKRAEIVGERTYGDAAVRKPVVTGDGGAVLLAVAKYYSPDGKAISETSVVPAHLVADAAPQSFEETEEPGLPAPADLKQPEKKEDGVLKKALEILGGRQAQAQAAPQGGFSASQHSGKGA from the coding sequence ATGAGCAGCCGATTTCAGAACTTTCTCGTCACGCTCTCCGGCATTCTGGTGGCGTTGTTGCTGGTGGGCGTCGTGCTCGGACAGAACCGTCCGGCGCAATCCTCGGATCCGTACCGCCATCTGAACGTCTTCACCGAAGTGCTGGCCAAGATCAAGTCCGACTACGTCGAAGAGCCGGACATGAAAAGCGTGTCGCTCGGCGCCGTGAACGGGCTGCTGGTTTCCGTCGACCCGTTCGCCAGCTACCTGAACGCGGATCAGTACAAGCAGTATCTCAGGACGCTGGAAAACCCGCGCGCCGGAGTGGGCCTGATCCTCAGCCGGAAATACGGCTACGAGATCGGGGTCGTGGCGGCGATCCCCGGCTCTCCCGCGGACAAGGCGGGACTGACCACCGGCGACATCATTGAAGCGATCAACGGCATCCAGACGCGCGACATGCCGCTCGCGTACGCCGATGTCCTGCTGCACGGGGAGCCGGGCACGGAAGTCGAATTGACGGTCCTGCGGCTCAGCCGTCCGGAGCCGGTGAAGGTGAAACTGACGCGCGCCGTGGTCGCGCCGCCGCCTCTCGAATCCCGGATGCTGGACGCCGAGACCGGCTACATCGCCGCAGTCGACCTACGGGCCGGCAAGTCGGCGGCCGTTGCGGAAGCAGTGAAGCAGCTTGTGGCGAAGGGAGCCAAACGGCTGGTCCTCGACCTCCGCGGCGCCGCCCTCAGCGTGCCCGAAGAGGGCGTGGCGCTTGCGAACCTGTTTCTGGACAAGGGCGCGATCGCAACCGTGAAGGGCCAGACCCTGAAGCAGCAGAGCTATGAAGCCGCGCCCGACCGCACGGTGTTCCGCGGTCCGCTCGCCGTGCTGACCAACCGCGGAACAACAGGCGCTGCAGAGGTGGCCGCGGCCGCGTTGGCGGCCCACAAGCGCGCCGAGATCGTCGGCGAAAGGACCTACGGAGACGCGGCGGTCCGCAAGCCGGTCGTCACCGGAGACGGCGGGGCGGTCCTGCTGGCCGTGGCAAAGTATTATTCGCCCGACGGGAAGGCCATCAGCGAAACGTCGGTGGTTCCCGCCCATCTGGTGGCGGACGCCGCGCCGCAGAGTTTTGAAGAAACCGAGGAGCCGGGCTTGCCCGCGCCGGCGGATCTGAAGCAGCCCGAAAAGAAAGAAGACGGCGTGCTGAAGAAGGCGCTGGAAATTCTGGGCGGCAGGCAGGCGCAGGCGCAAGCCGCTCCGCAGGGCGGATTTTCCGCGAGCCAACATTCTGGCAAGGGGGCATAG
- the galT gene encoding galactose-1-phosphate uridylyltransferase produces MTWIGYAEGCSLNFQYGGHGLPELRKDPITGRWVIISTDRARRPMDFVRERTPPPSARICPFCPGMETKTPPEILAYRESGQPNTPGWLLRVVANKFPALRVEGDLNKQGEGLYDRMNGVGAHEVIIETPEHHTSLSEMSEKQVADVFFAFRDRMIDLRRDTRLRYVIAFKNHGAAAGATLEHPHSQLIALPVVPKRVQEELEGSLRYFSFRERCIYCDILQQELQTRERIVFESDHFIVIAPFASRFPFESWIVPRRHNAHFEASEPAVIQNLGWVVRTVLRKIDKALEKPPYNFMLHTAPLQEGPLDHYHWHLEVIPKLTKVAGFEWGTGFYINPTPPEEAAEFLRDIGLP; encoded by the coding sequence GTGACCTGGATCGGCTATGCTGAGGGGTGCTCACTGAACTTTCAGTACGGTGGACACGGATTGCCTGAGCTGAGAAAAGACCCGATCACAGGCCGCTGGGTGATCATTTCGACCGACCGCGCGCGCCGCCCCATGGACTTCGTCCGCGAGCGGACGCCCCCGCCGTCGGCGCGCATCTGCCCTTTCTGTCCGGGCATGGAAACCAAGACTCCGCCCGAGATTCTCGCCTACCGCGAGTCCGGACAGCCGAACACGCCCGGCTGGCTGCTGCGCGTGGTCGCCAACAAATTCCCCGCGCTGCGCGTCGAGGGCGACCTCAACAAGCAGGGCGAAGGACTGTACGACCGCATGAACGGCGTCGGCGCGCACGAGGTGATCATCGAAACGCCCGAGCACCATACGTCGCTCAGCGAGATGAGCGAAAAGCAGGTGGCCGACGTTTTCTTCGCCTTCCGCGACCGCATGATCGATCTGCGCCGCGACACGCGGCTCCGCTACGTCATCGCCTTCAAGAACCACGGGGCGGCGGCGGGCGCGACGCTCGAGCACCCGCACAGCCAGCTCATCGCCCTGCCCGTCGTGCCCAAGCGCGTGCAGGAGGAGCTGGAGGGATCGCTGCGGTATTTCAGCTTCCGCGAGCGCTGCATCTATTGCGACATCCTGCAGCAGGAGCTGCAGACGCGGGAGCGGATCGTCTTCGAGTCGGACCACTTCATCGTCATCGCGCCGTTCGCCTCGCGCTTCCCGTTCGAGTCGTGGATCGTGCCGCGGCGGCACAACGCGCACTTCGAAGCTTCGGAGCCCGCCGTGATCCAGAATCTCGGCTGGGTGGTGCGCACGGTGCTGAGGAAGATCGACAAGGCTCTGGAGAAGCCGCCTTACAACTTCATGCTGCACACGGCGCCTCTGCAGGAAGGGCCGCTGGATCACTACCACTGGCACCTGGAAGTGATTCCGAAGCTCACCAAGGTGGCGGGCTTCGAATGGGGCACAGGGTTCTACATCAACCCCACGCCGCCGGAAGAGGCGGCGGAGTTCCTGCGCGACATCGGGCTGCCCTGA